The Cohnella abietis genome has a segment encoding these proteins:
- a CDS encoding class I SAM-dependent methyltransferase produces the protein MNVSNYYESIDEDSRFSSNSRKIEFMTTNHVLKSIMPENAYILDVGAGAGAYSFYYAERNHKVVAIDLTPKHIEIIIEKSKKTGLSIDAHVDNAIDLSRFDSETFDFVLCFGPMYHITGVDDRSACIKECLRVLKKGGHLAIAYINKYSVIPMLVTRDQKFIRNSVIEKVINEGVIIEGDDDCFWTDAYFTSPDEIEALLHKFDVIPVDHVGTDGISHTIQDYVDRLGDDEFNSWLSYHFQTCRERSILGISTHGLYICQKG, from the coding sequence ATGAATGTGTCTAATTATTACGAGTCAATTGATGAAGATTCAAGGTTTTCAAGTAATTCAAGAAAGATCGAATTTATGACTACAAATCATGTGCTTAAAAGCATTATGCCTGAAAATGCCTACATCCTTGATGTTGGTGCAGGTGCTGGAGCTTATTCTTTCTATTATGCTGAACGGAATCATAAGGTTGTCGCAATTGATTTAACACCGAAACATATCGAGATAATAATAGAAAAATCTAAAAAAACAGGATTGAGCATTGATGCGCATGTTGATAACGCCATTGATTTAAGTCGGTTTGATTCTGAAACATTCGATTTTGTATTGTGTTTCGGCCCAATGTACCACATTACGGGTGTTGATGACCGAAGCGCTTGTATTAAGGAATGTTTAAGGGTATTAAAGAAAGGCGGACATCTGGCTATTGCCTATATCAATAAATACTCCGTAATACCGATGCTTGTTACAAGGGATCAAAAATTTATTCGCAATAGTGTGATTGAAAAGGTAATTAATGAAGGTGTAATTATTGAGGGGGATGACGATTGCTTTTGGACGGATGCTTATTTTACAAGTCCAGATGAAATCGAAGCTTTATTGCACAAATTTGATGTCATTCCTGTCGATCATGTAGGAACAGATGGGATTAGTCATACCATACAGGATTACGTAGACAGACTCGGAGATGATGAGTTCAACTCGTGGCTCAGCTACCACTTTCAAACATGTAGGGAACGAAGCATATTAGGAATAAGCACTCATGGATTATACATCTGTCAAAAAGGCTAA
- a CDS encoding apiosidase-like domain-containing protein, with amino-acid sequence MKRRVTLWLASVLIFSSLVVTQLSVSVPKAHAAAYTTELWKAVDIVLHSSKSYTNPYMDVELSATFIGPGGVTMTIPGFWDGGNTWKIRFAPTVTGNWSYSTHASDSTDTGLEGQTGTVASQPYSGSLDIYKHGFVKADSSNRFLTYSDGTPFYWLADTHWMGLSYRERWGTSNDVRWSSQYKGMVDKRVKQGYSVYQMNFFAFEQGDVDKNGTYNEGGHVWNYNRYDVNASSFITSSSLYDSYVAHPSKALDDREGTMWKAASNAYPQWFSIDLKANTALSKIDTLFGENDTWKYKIEGSSDNVTYTTLVDRTSGVSGDSFSDSVTAAVRYVRISITGAAGGSTPSIREFKVYNATGSALNWKGFASDLNPGFWQNCDLRIQYAIDNGLVVALGIDWGRLLDSGNEADYKRMARYIVARYGAYPTVWTGGGEYGQGSAASWKNVLDYTYSIDAYKRANTLHNDYTNTIAFRNDNAFHFDFLQSGHGALRDKSYWLEHYNATPTKVVIEGEANYENINGIPSSYTRETAWNANMAGSAGFSYGSEGLWQATWDSNDNWQVWGGLPTPWYEAIDKPAGEQMRYMKDFFQTVSWWSLEPNASVISWSGAPSGTQEPAAKTNVDRSTTIAYLPSTSMAYSGTLNGLDGTATYMARWLNPRTGKYTTINAGFSPNSSGQWSVPPQPTLEDWALSVIKVSNSVALPVMNIGGGTYDSMQGVAMTSATTGATIHYTTDGSTPTLASPVYTSPLLMTSPYPETIVIKAIAVKSGMINSPLSIEYYKLLTGSLTRNRTYSSSSQYDANQTADKAFDGTASNWQAASGHYANEWLQVDMGSNVTFNTAVISEYGNRTTGFRIEYWNGSSWATAYTGTTIGNYGSPRTLTFPAVTASKARLYFTAGTGFQPIIYEFELLNRNHTLNLPVANYSSSSQNDSNQSAEKAFDGSLATNWQAGNNMFSGQWLSVDFGQSVTFSKAVLTEYGNRTTGYRIEYWNGSAWVTAYTGTTIGSANTPKTLTFPAVTGSKARLYFTSGTGQQPIIYEFAIY; translated from the coding sequence ATGAAAAGACGAGTTACTTTGTGGTTAGCTTCTGTCTTGATATTCAGCTCGCTTGTCGTTACCCAATTGTCCGTATCGGTTCCGAAAGCTCATGCTGCCGCCTATACGACTGAATTATGGAAAGCTGTAGATATCGTCTTGCATAGTTCGAAAAGCTATACTAACCCCTATATGGATGTTGAACTAAGCGCCACATTCATCGGTCCTGGCGGAGTAACCATGACTATTCCGGGTTTCTGGGATGGCGGGAATACGTGGAAGATTCGCTTTGCACCAACAGTAACAGGTAATTGGTCTTATTCGACACATGCTTCCGATTCGACGGATACGGGCTTGGAAGGTCAAACGGGAACCGTTGCGTCTCAACCTTATTCCGGTTCGCTTGACATCTATAAGCATGGATTCGTCAAAGCCGATTCTTCGAATCGATTCTTGACCTATAGCGATGGAACGCCCTTCTATTGGTTGGCGGATACGCACTGGATGGGGTTGTCTTATCGGGAAAGATGGGGGACTTCCAACGATGTCCGATGGTCATCTCAGTATAAGGGGATGGTCGATAAACGGGTCAAGCAGGGGTATTCGGTTTATCAGATGAACTTTTTCGCTTTCGAGCAGGGCGATGTAGATAAGAACGGAACCTATAACGAAGGTGGCCATGTATGGAACTATAATCGGTACGATGTGAATGCTTCAAGCTTTATTACCTCCAGCAGTCTATACGATAGTTATGTGGCTCATCCTAGCAAAGCATTGGACGATCGAGAAGGGACGATGTGGAAAGCCGCATCGAACGCGTATCCACAATGGTTTTCTATTGATCTAAAAGCGAATACCGCACTTAGCAAAATCGATACCCTGTTCGGAGAGAACGATACTTGGAAATACAAAATCGAGGGCTCTTCCGATAATGTTACGTATACAACTCTAGTAGACCGGACAAGCGGAGTTTCGGGGGATTCTTTCTCTGATTCTGTAACGGCTGCGGTTAGATATGTAAGAATCTCAATTACAGGTGCAGCCGGAGGGAGTACGCCGTCTATCCGGGAGTTTAAGGTGTATAATGCAACGGGTTCAGCATTGAACTGGAAGGGCTTCGCATCTGACTTGAATCCGGGCTTCTGGCAAAATTGTGATCTTCGTATCCAATATGCGATCGACAACGGATTGGTAGTTGCTCTCGGCATCGATTGGGGGAGGCTGTTGGACAGCGGTAACGAAGCGGATTACAAAAGAATGGCCAGATATATCGTTGCTAGGTATGGAGCTTATCCAACGGTATGGACTGGTGGCGGGGAGTATGGCCAAGGCAGCGCAGCTAGCTGGAAAAATGTACTTGATTACACGTACTCGATAGATGCTTATAAACGCGCTAATACTCTTCACAACGATTACACGAACACGATTGCATTCCGTAATGACAATGCCTTTCATTTCGATTTCCTGCAAAGCGGTCATGGTGCTTTGCGAGATAAAAGCTACTGGCTAGAACATTACAATGCGACTCCGACCAAGGTTGTCATCGAAGGCGAAGCCAATTATGAGAACATTAATGGTATTCCTTCTTCTTATACGAGGGAAACGGCATGGAATGCGAATATGGCTGGTAGTGCGGGATTCTCTTACGGTTCTGAAGGATTATGGCAGGCAACTTGGGATAGCAATGACAATTGGCAGGTGTGGGGTGGGCTTCCAACTCCATGGTATGAAGCCATCGATAAGCCTGCCGGTGAGCAAATGCGCTACATGAAAGACTTTTTCCAGACAGTAAGCTGGTGGTCGCTGGAACCGAATGCATCAGTTATTTCTTGGAGCGGAGCCCCATCGGGAACACAAGAGCCTGCTGCAAAAACGAACGTGGACCGTTCAACGACTATTGCGTATTTGCCCTCCACGTCAATGGCATATTCAGGTACTCTGAACGGCTTGGATGGAACTGCAACTTATATGGCCAGATGGCTAAACCCTCGCACGGGTAAATACACGACGATTAATGCAGGGTTTTCACCGAACTCATCTGGACAATGGAGCGTTCCCCCTCAACCTACGTTAGAGGATTGGGCGTTGTCGGTTATTAAGGTTTCAAATTCGGTGGCTCTTCCTGTGATGAATATTGGCGGCGGTACCTATGACTCCATGCAAGGCGTAGCAATGACTTCAGCTACTACCGGCGCGACAATTCATTACACGACCGATGGATCGACGCCAACTCTAGCTAGTCCCGTATACACCAGCCCATTGCTCATGACATCTCCTTACCCTGAGACGATCGTCATTAAGGCAATTGCTGTAAAGAGCGGTATGATTAATAGTCCGCTGTCCATTGAATACTATAAACTCCTGACTGGGAGTTTGACACGCAATCGTACTTATAGCAGCTCTTCCCAATATGACGCGAACCAAACCGCCGATAAGGCGTTTGACGGTACCGCTTCGAATTGGCAAGCGGCATCAGGGCATTATGCGAACGAATGGTTACAAGTTGATATGGGGAGCAATGTAACCTTTAATACTGCAGTGATCAGTGAATACGGCAATCGTACGACAGGATTCCGAATTGAATACTGGAATGGTTCTTCATGGGCTACAGCGTATACGGGAACGACTATCGGCAATTATGGTTCTCCTCGAACGCTTACTTTTCCAGCTGTGACCGCGAGTAAAGCTCGCTTATACTTTACGGCTGGCACAGGCTTTCAACCCATTATCTATGAGTTTGAACTCTTAAATCGAAATCATACCTTAAATTTGCCAGTAGCCAATTATAGCAGCTCATCGCAGAATGATAGCAATCAATCCGCCGAAAAGGCGTTTGACGGGTCACTCGCTACCAATTGGCAAGCTGGTAATAATATGTTCTCGGGACAATGGCTCTCGGTTGATTTCGGACAATCGGTTACCTTCAGTAAAGCGGTGCTAACCGAATACGGTAACCGTACGACAGGCTATAGAATCGAGTATTGGAACGGCTCGGCCTGGGTAACGGCATATACGGGAACAACGATCGGCAGTGCTAACACTCCGAAGACCCTTACATTTCCGGCCGTCACCGGGAGCAAGGCCCGGCTCTATTTTACATCTGGTACAGGACAACAACCGATAATCTATGAATTTGCAATCTACTAA
- a CDS encoding alpha-L-rhamnosidase, translating into MHRFGLSDLRCEYRVNPVGIGVRIPRFSWKLTGTGRGIKQSNYQIQVSDGDPLFQSLTWDSGQVQSDQSVHIQYEGKPLKSRTVYHYRVRVWDSQGRESDWIAALWETGIMDSAEWTAQWITCDLERNNRSPEASQMLRKTFEAGESLLSARIYATALGIYELELNGERLNENKFSPGWTSYHKRLQTQTFDVTDTVRRGKNAIGIMLADGWYKGRIGGHPNNFYGDQRAALLELHLIYEDGKQEVIITDDSWRVDTGPILMASIYDGETYDARLEKDGWSSSSYEDSNWLPVSILDHGMQMLIPQENVPTRVMRELKPIALLRTPAGEDILDFGQNMVGWVSYSVKAPEGTIIELAHSEVLDRDGNLYTDNLRSAKQTTRYVCRGGVIEYYEPRFSFQGFRYVKVTGYPGEMSLEAFTAHVIYSALDETGVFECSDESINKLQSNIVWGQRGNFLELPTDCPQRDERLGYTGDAQVFIRTAAFNMDVASFFTKWLRDLKADQLPNGGVSNTVPDTLPGWDLHSAAGWGDAAVICPWTLYLCYGDKRLLEEQYDSMRLWVEFIRNLGDHEFLWNSGFQFGDWLALDAPAGSYAGATPKDFIATAFYAHSTDLLVRAAQVLGYEEDVAKYTELRKKVVEHFNLEFVSKNGRLVSPTQTAHVLALSFGLVEDTVRTRVEQSLIELLEQSDNKLTTGFLGTPYLCSTLTDIGRIDLAYKLALSRDFPSWLYSVEQGATTIWEHWDGQNADGSFWSADMNSFNHYAFGAIGDWFYRVVSGIDTDAEKSGFKHTRIRPRPGEGLNYAWASFQSMYGEILSLWRIEDGMMNIQIILAPNTTGTVILPNCHQEEVTEGGIRLAETEGVRQVIAQDKDLRLELDSGSYQFQYAWHL; encoded by the coding sequence ATGCATCGGTTCGGCTTAAGTGATTTGCGTTGCGAATACAGGGTAAACCCTGTTGGAATAGGCGTTCGTATCCCGAGGTTCAGTTGGAAGCTAACGGGGACAGGGCGAGGCATTAAACAATCGAACTACCAAATACAAGTATCAGATGGTGATCCGCTATTTCAGTCTTTGACGTGGGATAGCGGACAAGTCCAATCAGATCAATCTGTTCATATCCAATATGAAGGAAAGCCTCTCAAATCCCGTACAGTTTATCACTATCGCGTACGCGTTTGGGATTCGCAAGGTCGCGAGAGCGATTGGATAGCGGCGCTGTGGGAGACGGGTATTATGGATTCCGCCGAATGGACAGCACAATGGATAACCTGCGACCTTGAAAGGAACAATCGCTCGCCGGAAGCTTCCCAGATGCTTCGAAAGACATTCGAAGCTGGTGAAAGTCTTCTATCCGCGCGCATTTACGCAACGGCTTTGGGGATATATGAATTGGAATTGAACGGAGAACGTCTGAACGAGAACAAGTTTTCTCCTGGTTGGACCAGCTATCACAAACGGCTTCAAACGCAAACCTTCGACGTAACTGATACCGTTCGAAGAGGCAAGAACGCGATTGGAATTATGTTAGCGGATGGTTGGTATAAGGGGAGAATCGGCGGGCACCCGAACAATTTCTATGGCGATCAAAGAGCGGCACTGCTTGAGCTGCACCTGATATATGAAGACGGGAAGCAAGAAGTCATCATAACGGACGATAGCTGGAGGGTTGACACCGGACCCATTCTTATGGCTTCGATCTATGATGGAGAAACGTATGACGCCCGGTTGGAGAAAGATGGATGGAGCTCATCCTCTTATGAGGATAGCAATTGGCTTCCTGTTTCTATCTTGGATCATGGTATGCAGATGCTGATTCCTCAGGAGAACGTACCGACCAGAGTGATGAGAGAATTGAAGCCCATCGCTTTGCTTCGTACTCCGGCTGGAGAAGATATTCTCGATTTCGGCCAGAACATGGTTGGCTGGGTTTCTTATTCGGTGAAGGCACCGGAAGGCACGATCATTGAATTGGCACATTCCGAAGTATTGGATCGGGATGGTAATCTCTATACGGATAATTTGCGTTCGGCGAAGCAAACAACTCGATATGTGTGCAGAGGAGGTGTAATCGAGTATTACGAGCCAAGGTTTTCGTTCCAAGGATTTCGATACGTTAAAGTGACCGGTTATCCGGGTGAAATGTCCCTCGAAGCTTTTACAGCACACGTGATTTATTCCGCATTGGACGAGACAGGAGTTTTCGAATGCTCGGATGAGTCGATCAACAAGCTGCAGAGCAATATCGTTTGGGGGCAAAGAGGAAATTTTCTCGAATTGCCTACGGATTGCCCGCAACGTGATGAAAGGCTTGGTTATACGGGCGATGCGCAAGTATTCATTAGGACAGCAGCTTTTAATATGGACGTCGCCTCGTTCTTTACGAAGTGGCTTAGGGATTTGAAAGCGGATCAGCTTCCGAACGGAGGCGTTTCGAACACGGTACCCGATACGTTGCCTGGATGGGATTTACATTCGGCAGCGGGCTGGGGAGATGCCGCCGTTATTTGTCCTTGGACGCTGTATCTATGTTATGGGGACAAGCGTTTGTTGGAAGAGCAATATGACAGCATGAGGTTATGGGTAGAATTCATTCGGAACTTGGGAGATCATGAGTTTCTGTGGAACAGCGGATTTCAGTTCGGCGATTGGCTCGCGCTTGATGCTCCCGCAGGAAGCTACGCGGGCGCGACTCCGAAGGATTTCATAGCAACTGCGTTCTATGCCCATTCTACGGATTTGCTGGTTAGAGCCGCACAGGTTCTAGGATATGAAGAGGATGTCGCGAAATACACGGAGCTACGCAAGAAAGTTGTGGAACATTTCAACCTTGAGTTCGTCTCTAAGAACGGCAGGCTTGTTTCTCCGACCCAGACAGCGCACGTGCTAGCCCTCAGCTTTGGTTTAGTTGAAGATACCGTCCGAACGAGGGTCGAACAAAGCTTAATCGAGCTGCTAGAGCAATCGGATAATAAGCTCACAACCGGTTTCTTGGGCACTCCTTACCTTTGTTCGACTTTAACGGACATCGGTCGAATCGACTTGGCTTACAAGCTGGCGCTTTCCAGAGATTTTCCCTCATGGCTCTATTCAGTTGAACAAGGGGCAACGACCATTTGGGAGCATTGGGACGGTCAGAATGCGGACGGGTCGTTCTGGAGCGCGGATATGAATTCATTCAATCATTACGCTTTCGGTGCAATCGGAGACTGGTTCTACAGGGTAGTATCGGGCATAGATACGGACGCGGAAAAGTCGGGGTTCAAGCATACACGCATTCGTCCTAGACCAGGTGAAGGTTTAAATTATGCGTGGGCATCCTTTCAATCCATGTATGGGGAAATCCTGTCGTTATGGAGAATAGAGGATGGAATGATGAATATTCAAATCATTTTGGCTCCCAATACGACCGGTACGGTCATTTTGCCCAATTGCCATCAGGAAGAAGTGACAGAAGGGGGAATTCGGCTTGCCGAAACGGAAGGGGTACGGCAGGTAATAGCTCAAGATAAGGACCTACGGTTGGAGTTGGATTCAGGCTCTTATCAGTTTCAATATGCGTGGCACTTATAA
- a CDS encoding carbohydrate ABC transporter permease, translating into MNTLLSKRKDRVGLASEVLLLLVALLFLYPILYLVLASFKEPGQFYNPLAWPDSLYLGHYEKAFQKVNVWSGFMNTFAISAGSIGLIIIVSSMAGYVIARMPHKFFQFLFYFFISGMVIPLQTGMIPIFKMGVALHLIDTRSFMILLYTAGAIPMATFMYSGFTKSVPREIEESASLDGYGKFRTFWLIIFPLLLPATGTLIMLNIYGIWNDLFGPLLYLKDPAKMTLMAQVVQFKANNQSIDYGPIFALCVMATLPLIILFFFTQKYMMKGLIIGSVKG; encoded by the coding sequence ATGAACACACTCTTATCAAAGCGGAAAGATCGTGTTGGTTTGGCATCGGAAGTCCTATTATTACTAGTTGCTTTGCTTTTTCTATATCCAATTCTCTACCTTGTTCTAGCTAGTTTCAAGGAGCCGGGCCAATTCTATAATCCTCTAGCTTGGCCTGATTCTCTTTATTTAGGACATTACGAAAAAGCCTTTCAAAAAGTAAACGTATGGTCGGGCTTTATGAATACGTTTGCCATTAGCGCGGGTTCAATCGGTCTCATTATTATCGTCTCATCCATGGCGGGATATGTCATTGCTCGAATGCCGCACAAGTTCTTTCAATTTTTGTTCTACTTCTTCATATCGGGAATGGTTATCCCTCTTCAAACGGGAATGATTCCGATCTTTAAGATGGGCGTCGCGTTACATCTTATTGATACGCGCTCTTTTATGATTCTATTGTATACGGCAGGCGCAATCCCGATGGCTACTTTTATGTACTCGGGGTTTACGAAGTCCGTACCGCGAGAAATAGAAGAATCTGCTTCCCTAGACGGATATGGCAAATTCCGTACGTTCTGGTTAATTATTTTCCCCTTATTGCTGCCGGCAACGGGAACTCTGATTATGCTTAATATTTACGGAATATGGAACGATCTATTCGGGCCCTTGCTCTACTTAAAGGATCCGGCGAAAATGACGCTCATGGCGCAGGTCGTTCAATTCAAAGCGAATAACCAATCGATCGATTACGGTCCGATTTTTGCGCTATGCGTAATGGCGACGCTGCCTTTGATTATTTTATTTTTCTTTACGCAGAAGTACATGATGAAGGGGCTCATCATCGGTTCGGTTAAAGGCTGA
- a CDS encoding carbohydrate ABC transporter permease, translating to MNNRTREWWTGFFFIVPATILFIAFVYYPFIQSIFYSFTEWDSIRPAKYIGLDNYTFLLEDSKMINAAKNTLLITIFGLAIQNPLSLLLAVLLNRSFRTRAFLRTAFYLPVVVSLVVTSIVWGSILQYDGLLNGLLDKIGLAEWGRDWLGNSHTVFPTIIALTQWQGLGYSAVIYLAGLQSIPQELYEAAKIDGASARRRFFHVTLPLLMPAITIVVFLTIVGGLKLFDIPYVMTGGGPGSSSYTLTLAIYNAAFRENTYGYAIAAGIVLMIFIMIVTLIQLRITRRREVEI from the coding sequence TTGAATAATCGAACTCGCGAGTGGTGGACCGGATTTTTTTTCATCGTTCCAGCAACGATATTGTTTATCGCATTTGTTTATTACCCGTTTATTCAAAGCATTTTTTACTCGTTCACGGAGTGGGATTCCATTCGTCCGGCTAAATATATCGGATTGGATAATTACACGTTTCTTCTTGAGGACTCCAAGATGATTAATGCTGCGAAGAATACGCTTCTAATTACGATCTTCGGGTTAGCGATACAGAACCCGCTTTCGTTGTTGCTGGCTGTCCTGCTGAATCGATCGTTCCGCACCCGGGCATTTTTGCGAACGGCATTTTATTTGCCGGTTGTTGTTAGTCTCGTCGTTACTTCGATCGTATGGGGTAGCATTTTACAGTACGACGGATTGCTTAATGGCTTGCTTGATAAGATCGGATTGGCGGAATGGGGCCGTGATTGGCTGGGTAACTCGCATACCGTATTTCCGACGATAATTGCTTTAACTCAGTGGCAGGGGCTTGGTTACAGCGCGGTTATTTATTTGGCGGGGCTCCAATCGATTCCTCAAGAGCTGTATGAGGCTGCGAAAATTGACGGGGCAAGTGCGCGTAGACGTTTTTTTCATGTCACGCTTCCGTTGTTAATGCCAGCAATTACGATCGTCGTTTTCTTGACTATCGTTGGGGGCCTTAAACTGTTTGATATCCCTTATGTCATGACAGGCGGCGGACCCGGTTCATCCTCTTATACGCTAACGCTTGCGATTTATAATGCTGCATTCCGTGAGAATACTTACGGTTACGCAATCGCAGCCGGAATCGTCCTTATGATTTTCATTATGATCGTCACGCTCATACAGCTTAGAATAACGCGTCGTAGAGAGGTGGAGATTTAA
- a CDS encoding ABC transporter substrate-binding protein: protein MRKRMTLLMSITLLMAMTLSACGGNGNGNEAQSPKASDNSGSVESAGSASNDNAFTIRIGTWFIDDRPYMQEFKANIEKAYKAKYPNGTIQWDITLGDTYSDKLKAELASDTAPDVFFHQGQTAKFGEVGYLADLTGEPWTEKLNPGTKSSYLYKDIVYSLPMGVASSGIWYNKKIFGDLGIQVPKSWSELEKAFSTIKASGITPVSAGFKDIWTAQMTFNLWMQPYGNESSQTYGKDLYEGKKTLEGPEVQAVMTHLQDMVDKGYLNKTALSIDWPQSAELFTSGKAAMIVQGPWMPGTAKENFETKGHTAFDLGYFPFTTDKGYAKLSIGIDQSLSINSKTKLLQQAKDLVNIIASPEVYGPFNVGGGTVPAIQGMQLNYPDPALNDLMKVVEETDAGMGYESYLPASAMTSLVETFTKVASGIKFNPKDLAEAQKKLEKDKGTVIVPAE from the coding sequence GTGAGAAAAAGAATGACTCTACTTATGTCCATAACGCTATTGATGGCAATGACGTTATCGGCATGCGGAGGAAACGGAAATGGAAATGAAGCTCAAAGCCCGAAAGCGTCAGACAATAGCGGATCTGTCGAGAGTGCTGGTAGCGCTTCGAATGACAATGCCTTTACGATTCGTATCGGTACTTGGTTTATCGATGATCGCCCGTACATGCAAGAGTTCAAAGCGAATATCGAGAAAGCTTACAAAGCGAAATATCCTAACGGTACGATCCAATGGGACATTACGCTCGGTGACACTTATTCCGACAAATTAAAGGCGGAGTTAGCGTCGGATACGGCACCGGATGTTTTCTTCCATCAAGGACAAACCGCAAAATTCGGCGAAGTCGGATATTTGGCGGATTTAACAGGCGAGCCATGGACCGAGAAGCTAAATCCGGGGACGAAGAGCTCATATCTATACAAAGATATCGTCTATTCCTTGCCGATGGGCGTTGCCTCTAGCGGAATTTGGTATAACAAGAAAATTTTCGGCGATCTAGGAATCCAAGTGCCAAAATCTTGGTCGGAGCTAGAGAAGGCTTTCTCCACGATTAAAGCGTCAGGCATTACTCCAGTATCTGCTGGCTTTAAGGACATTTGGACAGCTCAAATGACCTTTAATCTCTGGATGCAGCCCTATGGTAACGAGAGCAGTCAAACCTACGGCAAAGATTTGTACGAAGGCAAGAAGACGTTAGAAGGACCTGAAGTTCAAGCGGTCATGACTCATTTGCAAGACATGGTAGATAAGGGGTACTTAAACAAGACCGCGCTTAGTATTGATTGGCCGCAATCCGCGGAGTTGTTCACTTCAGGGAAAGCAGCAATGATCGTACAAGGTCCTTGGATGCCTGGAACGGCTAAGGAAAATTTCGAAACCAAAGGACATACTGCATTTGATCTCGGTTACTTTCCGTTCACGACGGATAAAGGATATGCCAAATTGTCAATCGGGATCGACCAATCTCTTTCCATCAATTCCAAGACGAAGCTACTGCAGCAAGCGAAGGATTTGGTCAACATCATTGCCAGTCCTGAAGTCTATGGGCCCTTTAACGTAGGAGGCGGGACGGTTCCGGCTATCCAAGGAATGCAATTGAATTACCCGGACCCTGCATTGAATGATTTAATGAAAGTTGTTGAAGAAACGGATGCAGGTATGGGATATGAATCTTACTTACCTGCTTCCGCGATGACGTCGCTTGTGGAGACTTTCACGAAAGTGGCATCCGGAATTAAGTTTAATCCTAAAGACTTGGCTGAAGCACAGAAAAAGCTCGAAAAAGATAAAGGGACGGTCATCGTTCCAGCGGAGTAA